The following proteins are encoded in a genomic region of Fundidesulfovibrio putealis DSM 16056:
- a CDS encoding P-II family nitrogen regulator: MNYVMIRAIIRPEKATDVLAALMDAGFPAATKMAVFGRGKQRGIKMGEIVYDELPKDQLLLVVPSEDKDIVVKTIMDVARTSTAGAYGDGKIFVSGVDEIYTISSGKREG; encoded by the coding sequence ATGAATTACGTAATGATCAGGGCCATCATCCGACCCGAGAAAGCCACTGATGTTCTTGCCGCACTGATGGATGCTGGTTTCCCCGCCGCAACAAAGATGGCCGTGTTCGGCCGCGGCAAGCAGCGGGGCATCAAGATGGGCGAGATCGTCTATGACGAACTGCCGAAGGACCAGTTGCTTCTCGTCGTTCCATCCGAGGACAAAGACATCGTGGTCAAGACCATCATGGACGTCGCTCGCACGAGCACGGCAGGGGCGTATGGCGACGGCAAGATATTCGTGTCGGGCGTCGACGAGATCTACACCATCAGCTCCGGCAAGAGGGAAGGCTGA
- a CDS encoding P-II family nitrogen regulator produces the protein MKEVMAVVRINMMSKTKKALEDAGISSFMAKDCLGRGVGLVDLKTLKGAEMGYDEAIQQLGAGHRLIAKRFVSVVVPDELVEKTVQAIIAANQTGNPGDGKVFVLPVMNSIRVRTGEEGPLTLD, from the coding sequence ATGAAGGAAGTCATGGCCGTGGTGCGTATTAACATGATGAGCAAGACCAAGAAGGCCTTGGAGGATGCGGGAATATCCTCCTTCATGGCCAAGGACTGCCTCGGTCGCGGAGTCGGGCTCGTGGACCTCAAGACCCTGAAAGGGGCGGAGATGGGCTACGACGAAGCCATTCAGCAGTTGGGCGCGGGGCACCGCCTCATCGCCAAGCGGTTCGTGTCCGTGGTCGTGCCCGACGAACTTGTGGAGAAGACTGTGCAGGCGATCATTGCCGCCAACCAGACCGGCAACCCTGGAGACGGGAAGGTCTTCGTCCTGCCGGTTATGAATTCCATCCGCGTCAGAACCGGTGAAGAAGGGCCTCTGACATTGGATTGA
- a CDS encoding ABC transporter ATP-binding protein: MESLATSPGAFPLVAETAAIDIRRVFRRNPGHGCCADTVFEDFSLRVGPGEVVGLYGPNGCGKTTLLNMVAGILRPDSGEIVRARPELRVAYVFQDFKTSLFPWFTVRSNILYPLAATGVPSSRRSQRLDRLIETVDIPFSLDKYPYQLSGGQQQYVSILRGLISDPAVMLLDEPFSALDQGSTSWLREVLRQVFAAYRVSVLMVSHDLTHFSNLADRVCVLSGKPAMITREIVAPRCARKRREDCPYAEILH; this comes from the coding sequence ATGGAATCACTCGCCACCAGCCCGGGAGCCTTTCCCCTCGTTGCCGAAACGGCGGCCATCGATATCCGGCGTGTGTTCCGGCGTAATCCGGGCCATGGGTGTTGCGCTGACACAGTGTTCGAGGACTTCAGCCTGCGGGTCGGTCCGGGCGAGGTGGTGGGACTGTATGGTCCCAACGGCTGCGGCAAGACTACACTGCTCAACATGGTGGCCGGGATACTGAGGCCTGATTCGGGCGAGATCGTGCGCGCCCGGCCGGAGCTGCGCGTGGCGTACGTCTTCCAGGACTTCAAGACCAGCCTGTTTCCCTGGTTCACTGTGAGGAGCAACATCCTCTATCCCCTGGCAGCAACCGGGGTTCCTTCCTCCCGCCGCTCACAGCGGCTCGATCGCCTGATCGAGACCGTGGACATCCCCTTCAGCCTGGACAAGTACCCCTATCAGCTCAGCGGCGGGCAACAGCAGTATGTCTCCATCCTGCGCGGGCTGATCAGCGATCCGGCCGTGATGCTCCTGGATGAGCCGTTCTCGGCTCTTGACCAGGGAAGCACGTCCTGGCTGCGGGAGGTGCTGCGCCAGGTGTTCGCAGCGTACCGCGTTTCAGTCCTCATGGTTTCCCATGATCTGACCCACTTCAGCAACCTGGCCGACAGGGTCTGCGTGCTGTCTGGCAAGCCTGCCATGATCACGCGGGAGATCGTCGCGCCGAGATGCGCCCGAAAGCGCCGGGAGGACTGCCCCTATGCGGAAATCCTTCACTAG
- a CDS encoding ABC transporter substrate-binding protein — MSPNCIKSHRLLSFCLAVLLAFMTTPVLAKSDKVTIGYSKLIISLPIFVASDQGLFAKNGLDVTLEEFETAQPLMDALVSGKVDVAGYTAYAITMNASLRSKKALYYMTSLVEDASHPISKLLVKNGSDIKSIEDLKGKRVGILPTVAYKLWMEAVLAKKGVDPADVILQHVAPPMSVSALESGTVDALFTNDPASAAVLKSGVGKELVTGAVVPELLGSPFPFASFNMDKAYADANPAIAAKVVKSLDDAIALINSDPAKAKKSMEKFMKDAEKPFVPFYSNPLYLPSAKFSRADLEAVMERYLSLKMIPAKLELKDMALQAKK; from the coding sequence ATGTCCCCGAATTGCATCAAAAGTCACCGCCTCCTGTCCTTCTGCCTGGCGGTGCTGCTGGCCTTCATGACCACTCCGGTCCTGGCCAAGTCCGATAAGGTGACCATCGGATACAGCAAGCTCATCATCAGCCTGCCGATATTCGTAGCCTCTGACCAGGGCCTGTTCGCCAAAAACGGCCTGGATGTCACTCTGGAGGAATTCGAGACGGCCCAGCCCCTCATGGACGCCCTGGTGTCGGGCAAGGTGGATGTGGCGGGTTACACTGCCTACGCCATCACCATGAACGCGTCGCTGCGTTCCAAGAAGGCTCTTTACTATATGACGAGCCTGGTGGAGGACGCCAGCCACCCCATCAGCAAACTCCTGGTCAAGAACGGCTCCGACATCAAGAGTATCGAGGACCTCAAGGGCAAGCGCGTCGGCATCCTGCCCACCGTGGCCTACAAGCTCTGGATGGAGGCGGTGCTTGCCAAGAAAGGTGTGGACCCGGCGGACGTGATCCTCCAGCACGTGGCCCCGCCCATGTCTGTCTCGGCCCTGGAATCCGGGACCGTGGACGCGCTCTTCACCAACGATCCGGCCTCAGCCGCAGTGCTCAAGTCCGGCGTGGGCAAGGAGCTGGTGACTGGCGCAGTAGTCCCGGAACTTCTGGGCTCCCCCTTCCCCTTCGCCAGCTTCAACATGGACAAGGCCTACGCCGACGCCAATCCGGCCATCGCGGCCAAGGTCGTCAAGTCGCTCGACGATGCCATCGCGCTCATCAATTCCGACCCCGCCAAGGCCAAGAAGTCCATGGAGAAGTTCATGAAGGACGCTGAAAAACCTTTTGTGCCATTCTACTCCAACCCGCTTTACCTGCCGAGCGCCAAGTTTTCGAGAGCGGACCTGGAGGCCGTCATGGAGCGCTATCTGTCACTCAAGATGATCCCGGCCAAGCTGGAGCTCAAGGACATGGCCCTGCAGGCCAAGAAATAG
- the nifE gene encoding nitrogenase iron-molybdenum cofactor biosynthesis protein NifE, with the protein MDDSAELLLDVKDVLEERKSRILVKSIGGCDGGGIRCDRETIAGSISQRACVYCGARVVLNPITDAVHLVHGPIGCASYTWDLRGSLTSDSNLFRNSFSTDLREKDVIFGGEKKLAAAIDEIIEGYTPRPKLIFVYATCVVGVIGDDIEAVCRQKEAQHGVRVIPVKSSGFVGAKPMGYKLACGALLELMGDAKQEQKPGVNILGDYNHGGEIWIIEGYLRKIGVNVVARITGDSSYEQLIKAPSATLNIVECSGSMAYLSQQMEKKFGIPSLKVRFIGYQDIKSSLVQIAEYIGGQELVDRALRLVEQEEARVEPIISEYRKKLAGKTAAVCVGGTYKAIAMIQLLKEFGVKTVLIGTQHGSVEDYRVINDFSVEGAVIINDTSPTEIEKYVREFKPDLFVGNVKERTLALKMGIPFVDFNHDRKYPMTTYEGMINFIRELDLTSNSPVWKWANTDPLV; encoded by the coding sequence ATGGACGATTCAGCAGAGCTGCTCCTTGATGTGAAAGATGTCCTTGAAGAGCGGAAGTCGCGCATTCTGGTCAAATCCATTGGAGGATGCGACGGCGGCGGCATCCGCTGCGACAGGGAAACCATCGCCGGTTCAATCAGCCAGCGGGCGTGCGTCTACTGCGGCGCGCGGGTGGTGCTCAACCCCATCACCGACGCCGTGCACTTGGTGCACGGCCCCATCGGCTGCGCCAGCTATACCTGGGACCTGCGCGGAAGCCTCACGAGCGACTCCAACCTGTTCAGGAACAGCTTCTCGACCGACTTGCGCGAAAAGGATGTGATATTCGGCGGCGAGAAGAAGCTGGCCGCAGCAATCGACGAGATCATTGAGGGCTACACCCCCAGGCCCAAGCTCATCTTTGTTTACGCCACGTGCGTGGTGGGGGTCATCGGAGACGACATCGAGGCAGTGTGCCGCCAGAAAGAGGCCCAGCACGGCGTGCGAGTCATCCCGGTGAAGTCCAGCGGGTTCGTGGGCGCAAAGCCCATGGGCTACAAGCTCGCCTGCGGCGCGCTGCTTGAACTCATGGGTGACGCCAAGCAGGAGCAGAAGCCCGGCGTGAACATCCTGGGCGACTACAACCACGGCGGCGAGATATGGATCATCGAGGGATACCTGCGCAAAATCGGGGTCAATGTGGTCGCGCGCATTACCGGCGACTCCTCCTACGAGCAACTGATCAAGGCTCCCAGCGCCACGCTCAACATCGTGGAGTGTTCCGGCTCCATGGCCTACCTGAGCCAGCAGATGGAAAAGAAGTTCGGCATCCCTTCGTTGAAGGTCCGCTTCATCGGCTATCAGGACATCAAGAGTTCCCTGGTGCAGATCGCGGAGTACATAGGGGGGCAGGAGTTGGTGGACCGGGCTTTGCGACTGGTGGAACAGGAAGAGGCCAGGGTTGAGCCGATCATCAGCGAATACCGCAAGAAGCTAGCGGGAAAGACCGCTGCCGTATGCGTGGGCGGCACCTACAAGGCCATCGCCATGATCCAGCTTCTCAAGGAATTCGGGGTCAAGACCGTGCTCATCGGCACACAGCACGGGAGCGTCGAGGACTACAGGGTCATCAACGACTTTTCAGTCGAGGGCGCGGTCATCATCAACGACACGTCGCCTACGGAAATCGAGAAGTACGTCAGGGAGTTCAAGCCCGACCTGTTCGTGGGCAACGTTAAAGAGCGCACCCTGGCCCTGAAGATGGGTATCCCCTTCGTGGATTTCAATCACGATCGCAAATACCCCATGACCACCTACGAGGGCATGATCAACTTCATCCGCGAACTCGATCTCACGTCCAACAGCCCCGTGTGGAAATGGGCAAACACGGACCCTTTGGTCTAG
- a CDS encoding NifB/NifX family molybdenum-iron cluster-binding protein, giving the protein MRVIVATEDKVTLNGHFAIAEYFMFYDITETDCTFVKEARFIPKDDTPESKISGRKPFGIDERIDAIQGADVIFVSAIGGPIADKVIAANVYPIEMNAPEAIDTSLSKLQALMRGKQPLWLQRILKHDFGYQGN; this is encoded by the coding sequence ATGCGGGTTATTGTCGCCACAGAAGATAAAGTGACGCTGAACGGGCATTTCGCCATCGCGGAATATTTCATGTTCTACGATATCACGGAGACCGACTGCACGTTCGTCAAGGAGGCGAGGTTCATACCCAAGGACGACACGCCGGAGTCCAAGATCAGCGGCAGGAAGCCTTTTGGCATCGACGAACGTATCGACGCCATACAGGGCGCGGACGTCATCTTCGTCTCGGCCATCGGCGGCCCCATCGCGGACAAGGTCATCGCGGCCAATGTGTACCCCATCGAGATGAACGCGCCCGAAGCCATCGACACGTCCCTCTCCAAGCTGCAGGCGCTCATGCGGGGCAAGCAGCCGCTCTGGCTGCAACGGATCCTGAAGCACGACTTCGGCTACCAGGGCAACTGA
- a CDS encoding nitrogenase component 1 — MKTRNFVNLNVNPCKMCMPMGAAIALRGIENSMMMLHGSQGCNAYLRTHLTTHFSEPMDIASSSLHENATIYGGGANLKKGLQNLIRIYNPTFIGIATTCLAETIGEDVERIAKEFRAENDLGAVNIIATNTPGYGGTLCEGYFTTLRDILRHVVRPSDRHDRVNVVMAHVSPGDVRNIKSMLQAFGIDAIMFPDISTTFDAPFSRDFSRIPKGGTPHADIAAMSGARATIEIGAAIPEQISPGRYLEDQFGVPLVRSPIPIGVAHCDSFMQVLSSLSGRATPVQFQEDRGKLVDGMIDMHKTSGEIRALVYGDPDQVYSVASLCVENGITPAVLGTGSVSKAYRGLLDKLLEHAGMASTILDDTDFETLEHHTLKNEVNLVVGNSAGKQLTEKYGLPPVRIGFPINDRFGGQRLVYTGYSGSLKLLDDMVNAVLAKKFGMHRVDMLEKYHRVEEPAI; from the coding sequence ATGAAGACACGCAACTTCGTCAATCTGAACGTCAATCCGTGCAAGATGTGCATGCCCATGGGGGCGGCCATCGCGCTTCGCGGCATAGAGAACAGCATGATGATGCTCCACGGCTCCCAGGGGTGCAACGCCTACCTGCGCACGCACCTGACAACGCACTTCTCGGAGCCCATGGACATCGCCTCTTCGTCCCTGCACGAAAATGCCACCATCTACGGTGGCGGGGCCAACCTCAAAAAGGGACTCCAGAACCTGATCCGTATTTACAATCCGACCTTCATCGGCATCGCCACCACCTGCCTGGCCGAGACCATAGGGGAGGACGTTGAGAGGATCGCCAAGGAATTCAGGGCCGAGAACGACCTGGGGGCAGTCAACATCATCGCCACCAACACGCCAGGATACGGCGGCACCTTATGCGAAGGGTATTTCACGACGCTTCGCGACATCCTCCGCCACGTGGTGCGCCCATCGGACCGCCATGACCGCGTGAACGTGGTCATGGCCCACGTCAGTCCGGGGGACGTGCGCAACATAAAGTCCATGCTGCAAGCCTTTGGCATCGACGCCATCATGTTCCCGGACATATCCACTACCTTCGACGCCCCCTTCTCCCGGGATTTCAGCAGGATTCCCAAGGGAGGGACGCCCCATGCGGACATCGCCGCCATGTCCGGGGCCAGGGCGACCATAGAGATCGGCGCGGCCATTCCGGAGCAAATCTCACCGGGCAGGTACCTTGAAGATCAGTTCGGCGTGCCGCTTGTGCGCAGCCCCATTCCCATCGGTGTGGCGCACTGCGACAGCTTCATGCAGGTTCTCTCAAGCCTCTCCGGGCGGGCGACGCCCGTGCAGTTCCAGGAAGATCGGGGCAAGCTGGTGGACGGCATGATCGACATGCACAAGACCAGCGGCGAGATACGGGCGCTTGTCTATGGCGACCCGGACCAGGTCTACTCGGTGGCAAGCCTGTGCGTGGAGAACGGCATAACGCCCGCAGTCCTCGGCACAGGCTCAGTAAGCAAGGCTTATCGCGGGTTGCTGGACAAGCTGCTGGAGCATGCCGGGATGGCGTCCACGATCCTGGATGACACGGACTTCGAGACCCTCGAACATCACACGCTCAAAAACGAGGTCAACCTCGTGGTGGGGAACTCCGCCGGGAAGCAGCTGACCGAAAAGTACGGCCTCCCTCCCGTGAGGATTGGCTTCCCCATCAATGACAGGTTCGGCGGCCAACGGTTGGTGTATACCGGCTATTCTGGCTCGCTGAAGCTCCTGGACGACATGGTCAACGCAGTCCTGGCGAAGAAATTCGGGATGCACCGCGTGGACATGCTGGAGAAGTACCACCGGGTGGAGGAGCCTGCGATCTGA
- the nifH gene encoding nitrogenase iron protein — MRKIAIYGKGGIGKSTTTQNTVAGLATLGHKVMVVGCDPKADSTRLLLGGLQQKTVLDTLREEGEDVELEDILKPGFKGTMCTESGGPEPGVGCAGRGIITSINLLEQLGAYKEDKNLDYVFYDVLGDVVCGGFAMPIREGKAQEIYIVVSGEMMAMYAANNICKGIVKFAEAGGVRLGGLICNSRKVDREEDLINALAERLGTKMIHFVPRENQVQRAELNRKTVIDFSPEHPQANEYLTLATKVQDNQNYVIPNPLEIEELEALLVKYGIAN, encoded by the coding sequence ATGCGCAAGATCGCTATTTACGGTAAAGGCGGCATCGGCAAGTCCACCACCACCCAGAACACCGTAGCCGGCTTGGCCACCCTGGGCCACAAGGTCATGGTCGTGGGTTGCGACCCCAAGGCCGACTCCACCCGCCTGCTTCTGGGCGGCCTTCAACAGAAGACCGTTCTGGATACTCTGCGTGAGGAAGGAGAGGATGTAGAGCTGGAGGACATCCTCAAACCCGGTTTCAAGGGCACCATGTGCACCGAGTCCGGCGGCCCCGAGCCTGGCGTCGGGTGCGCCGGTCGCGGCATCATCACCTCCATCAACCTGCTTGAGCAACTGGGCGCTTACAAAGAAGACAAGAACCTGGACTACGTCTTCTACGACGTTCTGGGCGACGTTGTCTGCGGCGGCTTCGCCATGCCCATCCGAGAAGGCAAGGCCCAGGAGATTTACATCGTCGTCTCCGGCGAGATGATGGCCATGTACGCCGCCAACAACATCTGCAAGGGCATTGTGAAGTTTGCCGAAGCCGGAGGCGTGCGCCTGGGCGGGCTCATTTGCAACTCCCGCAAGGTCGACCGTGAAGAGGATCTGATCAACGCTCTGGCGGAACGCCTCGGCACCAAGATGATCCACTTCGTCCCCCGCGAGAACCAGGTGCAGCGCGCCGAGCTCAACCGCAAGACGGTCATCGACTTCTCTCCCGAACACCCTCAGGCCAACGAATACCTGACCCTGGCCACCAAGGTTCAGGACAACCAGAATTACGTCATCCCCAACCCGCTGGAAATCGAAGAGCTGGAAGCCTTACTTGTGAAGTACGGCATCGCAAACTAG
- a CDS encoding nitrogenase component I subunit alpha translates to MFDIAHMKSEVAKILEQYKGKTFKNRKGHVLVVDSAEAPQVIEADCRTIPGIITERGCCYAGCKGVVVGPLKDTIALTHGPIGCGYYSWLTRRNKARKNEGDEFNFLPYCFSTDMQETDVVFGGEKKLKQAITEVVDIFKPKSIMICSTCPVGLIGDDINAVARWSEETYGVQTISYSCEGYKGVSQSAGHHIANNGLYKNIIGTGTDPSVKKQYSINILGEYNIGGDGWEIERILNALGYNILAMMSGDGSVERLRNAHLADLNLVQCHRSTNYNAELLRDTYGTDWVKVNFLGVRSTIQSLRDVALYFGDPDLIARTEEFIYKELEAIEPEIEKYKKVCQGKTVALFVGGSRANFFQGLFEEIGMETVLAGFEFAHRDDYEGREVIPTIKENADNKNIESLTAKRDEKRYRVLLSQEKYEELEKKMELNDFKGMIKIMKDGSVVVDDINHYEIESFMKVLKPDLFGSGIKEKYVIHKMGTLSKQIHSYDYSGPFAGFKGAVIFARDVAMGLTAPVWSMVKPKWKAEPAPKSFVEEVR, encoded by the coding sequence ATGTTTGACATCGCGCATATGAAGTCAGAGGTCGCCAAGATACTGGAACAGTACAAAGGCAAGACGTTCAAGAACAGAAAAGGCCATGTCCTTGTGGTGGACTCTGCCGAGGCCCCGCAGGTTATCGAGGCGGACTGCCGGACCATACCAGGCATCATCACGGAACGCGGCTGTTGCTACGCAGGATGCAAGGGCGTCGTCGTAGGCCCCCTCAAGGACACCATCGCTCTCACCCATGGCCCCATCGGCTGCGGTTATTACAGTTGGCTCACCCGCCGCAACAAGGCGCGCAAGAACGAAGGCGACGAGTTCAACTTCCTGCCTTACTGCTTTTCCACGGACATGCAGGAGACGGACGTGGTCTTCGGCGGCGAGAAGAAGCTGAAGCAGGCCATCACCGAGGTCGTGGACATCTTCAAGCCCAAGAGCATCATGATCTGCTCCACGTGCCCCGTGGGCCTGATCGGGGACGACATCAACGCCGTCGCGCGCTGGTCCGAGGAAACCTACGGCGTCCAGACGATTTCCTACAGCTGTGAGGGCTACAAAGGCGTGAGCCAGTCAGCCGGACACCACATCGCAAACAACGGCCTCTACAAGAACATCATCGGCACCGGCACTGACCCTTCCGTCAAGAAGCAGTACTCCATCAACATCCTGGGCGAGTACAACATCGGCGGCGACGGATGGGAGATTGAAAGGATTCTGAATGCCCTGGGCTACAACATTCTGGCCATGATGTCCGGTGACGGTTCCGTTGAGCGTCTGCGCAACGCGCACCTGGCTGACCTCAACCTGGTGCAGTGCCACCGCTCCACCAACTACAACGCGGAGCTGCTGCGGGACACCTACGGCACGGACTGGGTAAAGGTGAACTTCCTAGGCGTGCGCAGCACCATCCAGTCCCTACGGGACGTGGCCCTGTACTTCGGAGACCCGGACCTTATCGCCCGCACCGAAGAGTTCATCTACAAGGAACTGGAAGCCATCGAGCCTGAGATCGAAAAGTACAAGAAGGTCTGCCAGGGCAAAACCGTGGCGCTCTTCGTAGGCGGCTCCCGGGCCAACTTCTTCCAGGGGCTCTTCGAGGAGATCGGCATGGAGACAGTGCTGGCTGGCTTCGAATTCGCCCACCGCGACGACTACGAGGGCCGCGAGGTCATCCCCACCATCAAGGAAAACGCGGACAACAAGAACATCGAAAGCCTGACCGCGAAGCGCGATGAGAAGAGGTACCGGGTCCTTCTTTCCCAGGAGAAGTATGAAGAACTCGAAAAGAAAATGGAACTCAACGACTTCAAGGGCATGATCAAGATCATGAAGGACGGCAGCGTGGTGGTGGACGACATCAACCATTACGAGATCGAGTCGTTCATGAAGGTGCTCAAGCCGGACCTGTTCGGTTCGGGAATCAAGGAGAAGTACGTCATCCACAAGATGGGCACGCTCTCCAAGCAAATCCACTCCTATGACTACAGCGGCCCCTTCGCCGGTTTCAAAGGAGCGGTGATCTTCGCGCGGGATGTGGCCATGGGCCTCACCGCGCCCGTCTGGAGCATGGTCAAGCCGAAATGGAAGGCCGAGCCCGCACCCAAAAGCTTCGTGGAGGAGGTACGTTAG
- the nifK gene encoding nitrogenase molybdenum-iron protein subunit beta, whose protein sequence is MLDHTPKEIKEREALVINPAKTCQPLGATYAALGIHRCLPHSHGSQGCQMYFRGHLNRHFREPAEASTSSFTEGACVFGGMANLKTAIQNVFNLYDPDMIAIHTTCLSETIGDDLPTIIKSSEKPEGKLVIHANTPSYVGSHITGFSNMTAATIKYLSENSGTPNNKLLIVPGFVNPGDMREIKRILKAMGVDYTMLPDTSGVMDAPLTGNYHIFPQGGTRIPDIIDAGNCLASIGLGDYASGAACKELENKCEVPSNIMDTPMSIDVMDDLLMLISRLTGKEIPAEMEEERGQVIDMMADLHQHYFGKRVAIFGDPDIMIGLTNFLLELGMIPAFVLTGTPTAKFEKRIDALFQKYGVQGKAKAAGDLFSLHQWIKNEPVDLLIGNTYGKYIARAEDIPFVRVGFPIMDRGVHSYQPIVGYRGLTRLLEMMGNALLERQERDSLDEDIELIM, encoded by the coding sequence ATGCTCGACCATACGCCTAAAGAAATCAAGGAGCGCGAAGCGCTCGTCATCAACCCGGCCAAAACCTGTCAGCCGCTGGGGGCCACCTACGCCGCCCTGGGCATTCACCGCTGCCTGCCCCACAGCCACGGCTCTCAGGGCTGCCAGATGTACTTCCGTGGGCACCTGAACCGCCATTTCCGGGAACCCGCCGAGGCATCGACCAGTTCCTTCACAGAAGGAGCATGCGTGTTCGGCGGCATGGCCAACCTGAAGACAGCCATCCAGAACGTGTTCAACCTCTACGACCCGGACATGATAGCCATCCACACCACCTGTCTGTCCGAAACCATCGGCGACGACCTGCCGACGATCATCAAGTCCTCGGAAAAGCCCGAGGGGAAACTGGTCATCCACGCCAACACCCCGAGCTACGTGGGTTCCCACATCACGGGCTTTTCCAACATGACCGCTGCCACCATCAAATACCTCAGCGAGAACAGCGGCACCCCAAACAACAAACTCCTGATCGTGCCGGGCTTTGTCAACCCTGGCGACATGCGTGAAATCAAACGGATCCTCAAGGCGATGGGCGTGGACTACACCATGCTGCCCGACACCTCCGGCGTGATGGACGCGCCCCTCACCGGCAACTACCACATCTTCCCCCAGGGAGGGACGAGGATTCCCGACATCATCGACGCCGGGAACTGCCTGGCCTCCATCGGCCTTGGTGATTACGCCTCGGGCGCGGCCTGCAAGGAGCTTGAGAACAAGTGCGAGGTTCCCTCCAACATCATGGACACGCCCATGAGCATTGACGTTATGGACGACCTGCTCATGCTCATCTCCAGGCTCACGGGAAAGGAGATCCCCGCCGAGATGGAAGAGGAACGGGGCCAGGTCATCGACATGATGGCCGACCTGCACCAACACTACTTCGGCAAGCGTGTGGCCATCTTCGGCGACCCGGACATCATGATCGGCTTGACCAACTTCCTGCTCGAACTGGGGATGATCCCCGCCTTTGTCCTGACCGGAACGCCCACCGCAAAGTTTGAGAAGAGGATTGACGCTCTTTTCCAGAAGTACGGGGTGCAAGGCAAAGCCAAGGCGGCCGGGGACCTGTTCTCCCTGCACCAGTGGATCAAAAATGAACCCGTGGATCTGCTGATAGGCAACACCTACGGGAAATACATCGCCCGCGCCGAGGATATTCCCTTCGTCCGCGTTGGCTTTCCCATCATGGACAGGGGGGTGCACTCCTACCAGCCCATCGTAGGCTACCGAGGCCTCACCCGCCTCCTGGAGATGATGGGCAACGCCTTGCTGGAACGCCAGGAGAGGGACTCACTGGACGAGGACATCGAACTGATCATGTAG
- a CDS encoding Fe-only nitrogenase accessory AnfO family protein, with the protein MMEIAAHMDMVDSAPHDAASFHVIVYRYQEQAWRPAREMTLDLGLRPGVGEICGMAAALRLFLGTCTTLLTRKLPPVLARALHKRGMTVWECAADPELLLDYAWEQAELEKDIQGQPGRVCAAPRNLGDGHYIVSLQGCQGKATGPSSKQVLKSFLETTPFKSLEVYCSHMPPWMRAQCQNGRFTATRNRSMPESCASSSAIPLRTHENKEFAYVPELHQKSPPPVLLPGGAAGLHDHSGPGQVR; encoded by the coding sequence ATGATGGAAATAGCCGCGCACATGGACATGGTGGACTCCGCCCCTCACGACGCGGCGTCATTTCATGTGATCGTCTACCGCTACCAGGAACAGGCCTGGCGTCCTGCGCGGGAAATGACCCTTGACCTTGGACTGAGGCCTGGCGTCGGGGAGATATGCGGCATGGCTGCCGCGCTCAGGCTCTTCCTCGGCACGTGTACCACGCTCCTGACCAGGAAGCTCCCGCCCGTCCTTGCCCGCGCGCTTCACAAGCGGGGGATGACGGTGTGGGAATGCGCGGCTGACCCGGAACTGTTGCTGGACTACGCCTGGGAGCAGGCCGAGCTTGAAAAAGACATTCAGGGTCAGCCGGGCCGTGTCTGCGCTGCGCCGAGAAATCTAGGCGACGGTCATTACATTGTCTCTCTTCAAGGGTGCCAAGGCAAGGCCACCGGGCCGTCCTCCAAGCAGGTGCTCAAGTCCTTCCTGGAAACAACGCCCTTCAAAAGCCTGGAGGTCTATTGCAGCCACATGCCGCCCTGGATGCGCGCACAGTGCCAAAACGGCAGGTTCACTGCAACCAGGAACAGGTCGATGCCGGAAAGCTGCGCCTCGTCATCAGCCATTCCGCTGAGAACACATGAAAACAAGGAGTTTGCGTATGTCCCCGAATTGCATCAAAAGTCACCGCCTCCTGTCCTTCTGCCTGGCGGTGCTGCTGGCCTTCATGACCACTCCGGTCCTGGCCAAGTCCGATAA